The following proteins are encoded in a genomic region of Bombus pyrosoma isolate SC7728 linkage group LG1, ASM1482585v1, whole genome shotgun sequence:
- the LOC122577577 gene encoding death-associated inhibitor of apoptosis 2 isoform X2 yields MELQLSTTAKFSCLGLGRTKNPVHPEYASYDARLHTFATWPKSIPQRKEQLADAGFYYIGKGDQTFCYYCGVGLKDWEPEIDPWEQHAKWFSKCCYLLMVQGQDYVNKITGQDISPLFKKETVQIEGADSVISNDKSNTDKKANLKEIIALKEENRKLKEARICKICMDREIAIVFLPCGHLATCAYCASSLTYCLMCRQEIKATVRTFLS; encoded by the exons ATGGAATTACAATTATCAACTACAGCTAAATTTAGCTGTTTAGGTCTAGGAAGAACTAAGAATCCAGTACATCCTGAATATGCTAGTTACGATGCTAGACTACACACATTTGCAACATGGCCAAAATCTATACCACAAAGGAAGGAACAGTTAGCAGATGCAGGCTTTTACTATATTGGAAAAGGTGATCAAACTTTCTGTTATTACTGTGGAGTTGGTTTAAAAGATTGGGAACCAGAAATTGATCCTTGGGAGCAACATGCAAAGTGGTTTTCTAAATGCTGCTATTTATTAATGGTTCAAGGACaagattatgtaaataaaataacaggcCAGGATATATCTCcactttttaaaaaa gaAACAGTGCAAATTGAAGGTGCAGACTCTGTAATATCCAATGATAAAAGTAATACCGATAAAAAGGCTAACTTAAAGGAAATta TAgctttgaaagaagaaaacagaaaattgaaagaagctcgtatatgtaaaatttgcaTGGATCGAGAAATAGCAATTGTATTTTTACCTTGCGGACACTTAGCAACTTGTGCTTACTGTGCATCATCTCTTACATATTGCCTAATGTGTCGACAAGAAATTAAAGCCACTGTCCGTACATTTCTATCAtaa
- the LOC122577577 gene encoding death-associated inhibitor of apoptosis 2 isoform X3 produces MELQLSTTAKFSCLGLGRTKNPVHPEYASYDARLHTFATWPKSIPQRKEQLADAGFYYIGKGDQTFCYYCGVGLKDWEPEIDPWEQHAKWFSKCCYLLMVQGQDYVNKITGQDISPLFKKETVQIEGADSVISNDKSNTDKKANLKEITLKEENRKLKEARICKICMDREIAIVFLPCGHLATCAYCASSLTYCLMCRQEIKATVRTFLS; encoded by the exons ATGGAATTACAATTATCAACTACAGCTAAATTTAGCTGTTTAGGTCTAGGAAGAACTAAGAATCCAGTACATCCTGAATATGCTAGTTACGATGCTAGACTACACACATTTGCAACATGGCCAAAATCTATACCACAAAGGAAGGAACAGTTAGCAGATGCAGGCTTTTACTATATTGGAAAAGGTGATCAAACTTTCTGTTATTACTGTGGAGTTGGTTTAAAAGATTGGGAACCAGAAATTGATCCTTGGGAGCAACATGCAAAGTGGTTTTCTAAATGCTGCTATTTATTAATGGTTCAAGGACaagattatgtaaataaaataacaggcCAGGATATATCTCcactttttaaaaaa gaAACAGTGCAAATTGAAGGTGCAGACTCTGTAATATCCAATGATAAAAGTAATACCGATAAAAAGGCTAACTTAAAGGAAATta ctttgaaagaagaaaacagaaaattgaaagaagctcgtatatgtaaaatttgcaTGGATCGAGAAATAGCAATTGTATTTTTACCTTGCGGACACTTAGCAACTTGTGCTTACTGTGCATCATCTCTTACATATTGCCTAATGTGTCGACAAGAAATTAAAGCCACTGTCCGTACATTTCTATCAtaa
- the LOC122577577 gene encoding spliceosome-associated protein CWC15 homolog isoform X1 — protein MTTAARPTFEPARGGQGRGEKDLSAISKQYSSRDLPSHTKLKYREHGQGTIEELRNRDFRKELEDREREREKDKSSNRRMIEPPRETSTTSAAKRQKIDQVPTASLDADDPLDDDDSESESDEDDTAALLAELQRIKKERAAEQAKKEMEKRQEEERIRMENILSGNPLLSYSSQSGRTDMKVRRRWDDDVVFKNCARSEPKKKHDVFINDSLRSEFHRKFMEKYVK, from the exons ATGACTACGGCCGCAAGACCCACGTTTGAACCTGCTAGAGGAGGACAAGGACGTGGTGAAAAAGATTTAAGTGCAATCTCAAAACAATACAGCAGCAGAGATTTACCGTCtcatacaaaattgaaatacag GGAACATGGACAAGGAACAATCGAGGAATTGCGAAACCGTGATTTTCGCAAGGAATTAGAGGACCGTGAACGTGAGAGGGAAAAGGATAAAAGTTCTAACCGCCGTATGATAGAACCACCTAGAGAAACGTCCACGACAAGTGCTGCTAAAAGGCAGAAAATTGATCAAGTACCTACAGCGAGTTTAGATGCAGATGATCCTCTTGACGATGATGATTCAGAGTCAGAAAGCGATGAAGATGATACTGCTGCTCTGTTAGCTGAATTGCAACGTATTAAGAAGGAGAGAGCAGCGGAGCAAGCTAAGAAG gaaatggagaaaagacaggaagaggaaagaataAGAATGGAGAACATACTTTCTGGAAATCCTTTATTAAGTTATTCTTCTCAAAGTGGAAGAACAGATATGAAAGTCAGACGAAGATGGGATGATGATGTTGTATTCAAGAACTGTGCTCGTTCGGAACCGAAAAAGAAGCACGATGTGTTCATAAACGACTCGTTACGAAGTGAATTCCATCgtaaatttatggaaaaatacgTTAAGTGA